From Hyla sarda isolate aHylSar1 chromosome 5, aHylSar1.hap1, whole genome shotgun sequence, a single genomic window includes:
- the LOC130272792 gene encoding ly6/PLAUR domain-containing protein 2-like, whose product MSVYSLKCYTCDAQFTNANCLTATNCSSNATSCLTSVASGGGYTAIVKTCEASCTPLTTTIAGISATVTCCSTDLCNYSAGASITSSYAAIILALGSVLTILKSSVL is encoded by the exons ATGTCAG TTTACTCTCTGAAATGTTACACCTGTGACGCACAATTTACCAACGCCAACTGCCTTACCGCGACAAACTGCAGCAGTAACGCAACGTCTTGTCTGACGTCGGTGGCATCAGGAG GTGGGTACACCGCCATCGTAAAGACTTGTGAAGCGTCCTGCACTCCGCTCACTACCACCATCGCCGGAATCTCCGCCACCGTCACCTGCTGCAGCACCGATCTGTGCAACTACAGCGCCGGCGCCAGCATCACGTCCAGCTATGCCGCCATCATCCTAGCGCTGGGATCCGTCCTGACTATCCTGAAGAGCTCAGTTTTATAA